The genomic region CTGTGCCGACCGACCTCGCCCGGCGCCGCGCGCGCGACGCCGAGCCCACCGTCCACCAGGGCGCTCGCGGCCGGGTCGGTCCTGCAGCAGCCCGGACAACGGGTACGGCGGTCCCGCTGAACGAGCGGGTCGGCCGCCGACGACCGGCGACCGGGTTGCGCGTCCACCAGCCACCGCGCCGGCCGTCAGGGGTTCGCCGTGGAACCGATCAGGAATGCGCTGCGGAATCGAGGCCGCGGGCGGTCGGGGAGAGCTCCACGGCGTCACGCGGCGGGTTCGTGCGCAGGGCCAGATCCCCGAGGGGGCTGGTCACGCCGAGCCAGTAACGCTCGTTGCGGTAGTGGTGCAGCCGGTGGCCGCGCCAGAGCCGCCGGTAGTACGCCGTGCGCGGCGGGACCCGGGTGTGGATGAGGAAGTGCGTCCAGTCGTAGGCGAGGACGCCGACGCCCGCGCACAGCGCCCCCGTCGCGGCAGAGGGCGGTCCGAACAGCGCCGGCAGGGCCGCCGCGGCCGTGCCGGTGATGACCTCGCGGGGGCGCAGGAACATGGTGTCGAGATCGGCCGGGTCGCGGTGGTGCTGCTCGTGGCCGTAGCCGGCAAGCTGGTAGCCGACGGCACCCAGCCGGCTGGCCGGGCGGGCATGCAACAACAGCCGGTGCACGCCCCACTCCACGAACGGCTGTGCGAGGGCGGCGGCCATGGCGACGCGGGTGTCACGCGCCCGCCACGGTCCACGGCCCGCGCGCACGGCGGCCAGCGTCCCCACGCAGCCGAGCAGGACAGGCGGCCTGGGGTGGGCGAGGAACCGGCGGGCGGCGCCGGCCAGCGTGCGGACCTCCGCCGCGCTGCCGTGCGGCCCCGGCCGGTCGAGCCGGACGAACAGCTCCGCGGGAGACAGCCGCGCCACGCGATCGCCTCCCCGGGGTGAGATCAGAACGGAACGGTGGAGTAGGCCTGCAGCTTGGTGAGCTGATGCTGGCTGTCGACCCGGCGAATCGTGCCCGAGCGGGAGCGCATCACCAGCGACGACGTGTTCGCCCCACCCGGGCGGTACCGTACCCCGGCCAGCAGCTCACCATCTGTGATCCCCGTCGCGACGAAGAAGACGTTGTCGCTGGCCACCAGGTCCCGCGTGGACAACACCCGCTCCGGGTCGTGCCCGAGGGCGACGACCTTGCTGCGCTCGGCCTCGTCCTTGGGCCACAACCGACCCTGGATCACCCCGCCGAGACACGTCACGGCGCAGGCCGTGATGATCCCCTCCGGCGTGCCGCCGATGCCGAGAAGCAGGTCGACGCCGGTGTCGGCGGAGGCGGCCATCACGGCGCCGGCGACGTCGCCGTCGGAGATGAGCTTCACCCGGGCGCCGGCGGCGCGGATCTGCTCGACGAGCTCGGCGTGCCGCGGGCGGTCCAGGACGACCACGGTGACGTCGCGGGGGTGGATCGCCTTCGCCTTGGCCACGGCCCGGATGTTGTCCTCGACGGGAGCGGTGATGTCGACGACGTCCGCCGCCTCCGGCCCGGTGACCAGCTTCTCCATGTAGAAGCAGGCACTAGCGTCGTACATCGAGCCGCGCTCGCTGACCGCCATGACGGACACCGCGTTGTTCATGCCCTTGGACGTGAGCGTGGTGCCGTCCACGGGGTCGACGGCCACGTCGCACTCCGGACCCTCGCCCGAGCCGACCTGCTCCCCGTTGAACAGCATCGGGGCCTCGTCCTTCTCCCCCTCGCCGATGACGACGACGCCGCGCATCGACACGGTGCCGACGAGCCGGCGCATCGCGTCGACGGCGGCCCCGTCGGCGCCGTTCTTGTCGCCACGGCCGACCCAGCGCGCCGCGGCGAGCGCCGCGGCCTCGGTCACACGGACAAGCTCGAGGGCGAGGTTGCGGTCGGGGGCCTGCCCCTGCACGGCCAGCGTGTCGGGCACAGCCGAGGAGTCGGAGGACCTGGCGGCGAAGGCATCGGGAGCGGAAGGCACGGCCGTGAGCCTAGTTCGGCGACCCCGCAGGCGCCCGAGATACGCAGCCGCAGGACGATCTACACCCCGATCACCGTATCCCGGAGCGTCGTGGCCCGTCAGGCGAACCGGGGCACCCGGACTGTCCGGCGTGGGACAGGCCAGAAGTCGAAAACTTGCGCGCAACCTTCCGGTGCATACAGGCGTCAAACGCTTCGATCGGGCGGCCGTCACGCGGAGGGGGCGTGACGGCCGCCCGTCGGCGTTCCGCCCCGTCCGCGGCTGTCCGCGGCCGTCCGCGGACGACACTCCGACGAGATTCCGACCACACCGGCGCCGCAAGGGGCCGCCCAGACCGGTCCCGGGCCACCACCGGCCCGCCGAGACCTGGAAGATGGGGGCGTGGCACAACGACAGCGACGCGGCCAGGAAACGATCAGGGACATGGTCCTCTCCCTCGCCGCGGTCATGGCGGGCGTTCTGGTCTTCGTCATCTTCGTGATGCCGCGCGGCAGCGACGAGTCGGCGGTCAAGGTCGTCGAGACGTCCGAGCCGATGGCGGCCTTCGCCCGGCAGACGCCCTACACCCCGCTTGCTCCCGCCGGGCTGCCCGGGTACTGGAAGGCGACCTCGTTGCGGCTGACCGGCCCCACCGGCAGCTCCGACGGCGGCAACGTCGCCGAGGCGACGGTCGGATACGTCGTCGACCGGTCCGGCCACCGGACGTACGCCCGGCTGCGGGAGAGCAACGCGCCGAACGCGGTGCAGAAGCTGCTCGGCAACCGCCCGGCACGCGGGACCGTGGACGTCGACGGCTCCCCCTGGGAACAGCGCCCGGACGACGACGGTCATCTCGCCCTCAGCCGGACCGACGGGGGCCTCACGGTGGTCGTCGACGACGGCGACGGGAAGGGCGGCGCGTCCCAGGGGGACCTGGTCGCCCTCGCCGAGTCGCTCCAGCCGGTCCAGGCGATCCAGCCCAGCGGAACCTGACCCGCCGCGGTCCCGGACCACGCGGCCCTGACCTGCGCGGCCCTGAACCTGCGCGGCCCTGACTGCGCGATCCCGGCGACGCGGTCTGCGCCCCCGCGGAAGCGTCCCGCGCAGGCCCGCGAGGCCGCCGAACCGCCGCGGCCGCACCTTCCTATCCCGCTGTAGCCAGCCGCGCACGGAGTCGTGCCGAGGGGTGGATACGGTTTTTCGCGGCGAAACCGAACCTGGACCTCGGCACGATCTGGCCGCTGTCTGGCCGGAATTCGGCACGCCGTCCTACGGTAAAGGTGACGATCACTAGTTCGTGGGCATTTGGACCGAATTAGTAAAGGTGATGAAAGGCCGACTCCGGGCTTTTCTTTGTCGAACTGGGTGGAGACGGCGCCGGCGCGAGGGCTCCGCGGGCTGGATACCCGGACCTGCGGGCCCGGGTATCCAGCATCACCGGATGATCGCTGCGGGTCGAGGACGGCCCGCTACTACCTCAGCGGCGGCTGACCCCGGCGGCGACGGGAGGCCGCCCGGACGGCGCGGGACTCCCGTGGGAGTGTGAGCCGTCCCAGGCGGTGGCCGCCGGGATGAGGACCGCCAGCCCGAGGATGAGACCGGCCGCGCGCCGCAGCAGCGGCCCGCCGGCCGGGGGGTGCCGGTTGGACCGGCCACCCCGGCCGCCCTGATCGATGGAACTGGCGTCGCGAGACGCCGTGCCGGCGAGGTCGTGCCGCAGCAGGACCGGACCTCCCGGAGTAGCAGAGGGAACCTGCCCCCGGGAGCGACCACCGACAGCCTGACGTCGGAGCGACGGACGTGCGCCGGGCATGTCGTGTACCTCCGGACCGCCCGAAGCGGACGGGCGGTCTGCCGAGTGGGACCCGCAGTTGCGCGGGCCGCCACCAATCTGAAACGTCCTGCAGTGACCTTGTACTATGGATCTCCGCCGAGCCAACCCGCTACGACCATGATTGTCGCCTGATTGATACCACGTTGCTCCCACGGAGTGCGGGATTTCCGGGTCCGGGTGGCACCCGGCGTGGCGCCGGAGCGGGTCGGCAATACTTGTGACACGCCACGTCGAATTGCGCCCGAGCCGCACGGAGGCTCAAGGCGTCACGATCGGGCCATGACAGGCCATTGGCCGGGAATTGGGTATGCGAGGGCGCGGAGGTGGCGATGTCCGATAGTCCTGGATCCACGACGTTCGGCGACTCTCCCCACGGCGGGCGAGCCGCCGAACCGAGCTCGAACCCACCGAGCTCGAACCCACCGAGTTCACACGCGCCGCAGGCGCCCGGTCTCCTCGCCGCGCCGGCCGTGGGCAGCCCGGCGACCGCCGGCGGCACGCAGGCGGAGCGCGGCGCCCAGGCGGAGCGCGGCGCCCAGGCGGCGCCGACGATCAGTTACGAGACCGCCCGTGCCGAGTTGGAGGACGTCGTCCGCCAGCTGGAGGCCGGCGGGGTGACGCTGGAGCAGTCGCTGGCGCTGTGGGAGCGCGGCGAGGAGCTGGCCAGGACCTGCCAGGCCCTGCTCGACGGCGCCCGCGCCCGGCTCGCCGCCGCCGACCCCACCCGCCCCGCCTGACACCCGCCCACCCCGCCTGAGCCCGATCCGCCCCGCCGGACGCCCCGATCCGCCCCGCCTGACGCCGAACGGCTTCGACGCGGCCGGTTCACTCGTCGGTGACCGCAGCCGGGAACGCGCCGCCCGCCACCCGGATGGTCAGCCGCTCGCCCGGCCCGACCTCCGCCGGGTCGCGCACGACCGCACCGTCGGCCGCGCGCTGCGCGACGGCGTACCCGCGATCGAGGGTCGCCGCCGGGGACAGCGCCCGCACCCGGGCACGGGTGGCAACCAGATCGCGTCCCGTGACGTCCAGGGCGTGGTGCACGCAGCGGCGGGAACGGGCCAGCAGGGCGGCGACGTCGTCCGAGCGCCGAGCGAGATCGCGGGCGGGCGCCGCGAGGACCGGGCGGCCGCGCATGTCCGCGAGCCGGCGTTCCTCCCGGTCGAGGCGGTGCTCGACGACCCGCCGCGCGCGGCCCCGCAGCTGGGCGACCGCGGCGGTCTGCTCGCCGACGTCGGGCACGACCCGCTTGGCGGCGTCCGTCGGGGTCGAGGCGCGCACGTCGGCGACGAAGTCGAGCAGCGGCGCGTCCTGCTCGTGTCCGATCGCCGACACGACCGGCGTGCGCGCAGCCACCACGGCACGCAGCAGCGCCTCGTCGGAGAAGGGCAGCAGATCCTCCAGTGACCCGCCGCCGCGGGCGATCACGATCACCTCGACCTCGGGCCGGCCGTCGAGCTCGCGCAGCGCGTCGATGACCTGGGACACCGCCAGTGGGCCCTGGACGGCGACCTCCCGCAGCACGATGCGCACCGCCGGCCAGCGTCGCCGCGCGTTCTCGACGACGTCACGCTCCGCGGCGCTGGCCCGCCCGGTGATCAGCCCGACGGCCGCCGGCAGGAACGGCGGACGCCGCTTGCGGGACGCCGCGAACAGGCCCTCGGCGGCCAGCGTGGCCTTGAGCTGCTCCAGCCGGGCCAGCAGGGCGCCGGCGCCGAGGGGGCGGATCTCCACCACCGCGAGGGCGAGGGTGCCGCGCCCGGGGTGGAAGGACGGCTTGCCCCACACCACGACCCGCGCGCCGTCCACGAGCGCGGGTCCGACGGCGTCACAGACCGCCCGCGGACACGTGACCCGCAGTGACACGTCCGCGACGGGGTCCCTGAGGGTGAGGAAAACAGTGCCCATTCCGGGCCGACGAACGAGCTGCGTGACCTGTCCCTCAACCCACACCCGGCCGAGCCGGTGGACCCAGTCGCCGACGGCCCGCGAGACCGTGCGGACCGGCAAGGGCTGTTCGGGAGTCGAGGTCAGGGCCATTCGGGCACCGTAGCCGGTGCGTCCGACAGGTCGAGAACGGTGCGCGTGACCGTGGTCCGAGGCGGACCGGACGATGTCGCCATCCGGGCATGCATCGCCCGCGGCTCTTCCCGCCCGCCCCCCACCGCGTAGACTGCCCAGCATGGGCCGGGTCCTTCTTGCCAAGCCGCGCGGCTACTGCGCCGGTGTCGATCGAGCTGTCGTGACCGTGGAGAAGGCGCTGGAGCTCTACGGTTCGCCGGTCTACGTACGCAAGCAGATCGTGCACAACCTCCACGTCGTCAGGACGCTGGAGGCCAAGGGCGCGATCTTCGTGGACGAGACCGACGAGGTACCACCGGGCGCCACTGTGGTCTTCTCAGCGCACGGCGTAGCGCCGACCGTGCACGAGGAGGCGTCCGCGCGTCAACTGCGCACCATTGACGCAACCTGTCCGCTCGTCAGCAAGGTGCATTCCGAGGCACGTCGGTTTGCCCGCGAGGATTATGACATCCTGCTCATCGGCCATGAAGGCCATGAGGAGGTCGTCGGTACCACTGGTCAGGCGCCTGACCGCATCCACCTGGTGGACGGTCCCGAAGATGCCGCCAAGGTGAAGGTGCGCGACCCCGAGCACGTCGCCTTCCTTTCCCAGACCACCCTCTCCGTCGACGAGACGCAGACGACGGTCAAGGCCCTGCGCGAGCGCTTCCCGCACCTGCAGGGCCCGCCGAGCGACGACATCTGCTACGCGACGCAGAACCGCCAGGTCGCCGTCAAGGAGATCTCCAGCGCGGTCGACCTGGTCATCGTCGTCGGCTCGCCGAACTCCTCCAACTCGGTGCGCCTCGTCGAGGTCGCGCTCGACGCCGGCGCCCCCGCCGCCTACCTCGTCGACGACTCCACCGAGGTCGACGCGAGCTGGCTCGACGGCGTCGAGACCGTCGGGGTGACCAGTGGCGCCTCGGTTCCCGAGGAGCTCGTCACCGGCGTCATGGCCTGGCTGGCCGAGCGTGGGTTCAACGACGTCGAGGAGGTCACCTCCGCCGACGAGCACCTCCTGTTCGCCCTTCCGCCCGAGCTGCGCCGCGACATCCGCGCCCGCGAGCGGGAGACCGCCGCCTCCTGACCCGCGGCCCCACACACTCACGACGCCCACTGCCCCGCCCCGTGGCACCGACGCCACGCGGCAGGGTAGTGGGCGTCCAACGTTGGTGCCCCCTTTCCCTTTCTGCCACCTCACCCACCCGGCCTGCCACACCCCGGGGTCCCCACAAAGTGCCTTCCACACCACGCTGACCACGCACCTCGGCCGGCTGCGTTGCGCCGAGCCCGCCGAGCTGCGGCACGCGAGGCGCATTGCGGCGCGTTTCGCGCGGGCTGGGCCCGGTCTCCGGAGGCCTCGTACGTGGGCCGGCGGCGGCACCTGCGAGGCCGAGGTGTGAGAGCTCCCATGGCCCCGAGCGGCGCGGGCACCACCCGCCTGACATGTCCTAGGGTCGGGCGATGGGGCCGGTATCCAGCCGACTTCTCCGCCGGGCGGTGGGCACCGGCGTGCGGTGCTGTCAGATACAAGGTCAACGGCGACGGAACATCGGGAGAACGGGCGCATGAGCGAGCAGGAATACCGCATCGAGCACGACAGCATGGGCGACGTCCGGGTGCCGGCATCGGCCCGGTGGCGAGCCCAGACGCAGCGGGCGGTGGAGAACTTTCCCGTCTCCGGCCAGCGGATCTCCCGCGCGCACATCCAGGCACTCGCGCGGATCAAGGCGGCGGCGGCGACGGTGAACGCCAAGCTCGGGGTGCTCGACGCCGACATCGCCGAGGCGATCGCGGACGCGGCGGCCGAGGTCGCGCGCGGCGACTGGGACGACCAGTTCCCGCTGGACGTGTTCCAGACCGGCAGCGGCACGTCGTCGAACATGAACACCAACGAGGTGCTGGCGTCGCTGGCGTCCGAGCGGCTCGGCCGGGCGGTGCATCCGAACGACCACGTGAACGCGTCGCAGTCGTCGAACGACGTCTTCCCGTCGTCGATCCACGTGGCCGCGACCCAGGGGATCGTGCAGGAGCTGATCCCGGCGCTGGAGCACCTCGCCGCCTCGCTCGGCCGCAAGGAGACCGAGTTCGCGGACGTGGTGAAGTCCGGGCGGACGCACCTCATGGACGCCACGCCGGTGACGCTGGGTCAGGAGTTCGGCGGTTACGCCGCGGCGGTCCGCCTCGGCGTCGAGCGGCTGAACGTGGCCCTGCCGCGGGTCGGCGAGCTGCCGCTGGGTGGCACGGCCGTCGGCACCGGCATCAACACCCCGCCCGGCTTCTCCGCCGCGGTGATCGAGGAACTGGCCGCCAGCACGAGCCTGCCGCTGACCGAGGCGCGCAACCACTTCGAGGCGCAGGCGTCGCGGGACGGCCTGGTCGAGGCGTCCGGGGTGCTGCGGGTCGTCGCGATCTCGCTGTACAAGATTGCCAATGACCTGCGCTGGGCCTCGTCGGGGCCGCGCGCCGGCCTCGGGGAGATCCACCTGCCGGACCTGCAGCCCGGCTCGTCGATCATGCCCGGCAAGGTGAACCCGGTCATCCCGGAGGCGGTCTGCCAGGTCGTCGCGCAGGTCGTCGGGAACGACGCGGCGGTCGCCTTCGGCGGCTCGGCCGGGAACTTCGAGCTCAACGTGATGCTGCCGGTGATCGCTCGCAACCTGCTGGAGTCGATCCACATCCTGTCCACGATCAGCCGGCTGCTCGCGGACCGCTGCGTCGACGGGATCGTCGCCAATGTTGAGCGCTGCCGCCGCTACGCCGAGTCGTCGCCGTCCATCGTGACGCCCCTGAACAAGTACATCGGCTACGAGGAGGCGGCCAAGGTCGCGAAGCTGTCCCTCGCCGAGGAGAAGACGATCCGCGAGGTGGTGATCGAGCGCGGCTACATCGAGGCCGGCAAGCTCACCGAGGCGCAGCTCGACGCCGCTCTCGACGTTCTCTCGATGACCCACCCGTAGGCGTTCGACCTGTGGACGGCCGGCCCGTGGGCAGCCCACCCGTAGCGGTCCGACCGTAGCGGTCCGACCGTAGCGGTCCGACCGTCGACCTACGGCCCGGCCGGCCGGCTCCGGAGGGTAACTCCGGAGCCGGCGTCCGGCGCCGTTCCCCCCGCCCGTCACCGCTCCCAGCGCACCTCCCGGCAGCGGGTGGGCGTCCGTCCCGACAGCGGCGACGCGGCGGCGGCGCGGCGGGAGTCGTGGAAGACCCCCCAGACAGCCTCCACGACCCCCGCCCCCGGTCTAACGAGACGGCGGCCCGTTCGTTACGGGTGGCGGCGGCGCGAATTTCGAGCGGTCCCGCAGTGATCATCCGATGCCGTCGGGCGGTCGACCCGCCCCGGCTACGTACGGCCGGCGGACCGGCTCGGCTCGGGTGGGCCACCCGCCGCCGGCACGTCTCGGTCATCACGGAAGGATTACAGCCGCCCACAGCCCGTGATATCGCGTGGCTGAAACCCCCAGGGGAAAGCGCGGAGAAGAAATAAACGTAACAAGACCGTGCAACATGCCGACCCGCCCGCTCCGGCCAGATAGCCTCTGCTTCACCGGGAGCCGGAAAGAATGCGGGGAGGTGACGGTGTTCGACTATGACGTCCTCGTCATCGGGTCCGGACCCGGCGGGCAGAAGGCTGCGATCGCGGCAGCCAAGCTCGGCCGGCGGGTCGCGATCGTGGACAAGCGGGAGATGATCGGCGGTGTCAGCATCAACACTGGCACGATCCCGTCCAAGACGCTTCGGGAGGCCGTTCTCTATCTGACCGGCATGTCGCAGCGCGAACTGTACGGGTCGAGCTACCGGGTCAAGGACGACATCACCGTGGGTGACCTGTCCGCCCGGACCAGGCATGTGATCAGCCGCGAAATCGATGTCATCCGCAACCAGCTCAGCCGCAACCACGTCACGCTGCTGACGGGCCTGGCGAGCTTCATCGACCCGCACACGGTGAGCGTGCGGGCGGCCGGGGACATCGAGGACCGGCGGGTCCAGGCCGAACGGATCATCATCGCCACCGGTACCCGGCCCGCGCGGCCGGACACGGTCGACTTCGACGGCCGGACGGTGGTGGACAGCGACCAGATCCTGGCCCTCGAACGGCTGCCGCGGTCGATGGTCGTCGTCGGCGCCGGGGTGATCGGCATCGAGTACGCCTCGATGTTCGCCGCCCTCGGCACCAAGGTGACGGTCGTCGAGCGGCGGGACCGCATGCTGGACTTCTGTGACGTCGAGATCGTCGAGGCCCTGAAGTACCAGTTGCGGGACCTGGCGGTGACGTTCCGCTTCCGCGAGTCGGTGGTGTCCGTCGAGCGGCACAACGGCGGGACGCTCACCCTGCTGGAGAGCGGCAAGAAGCTGCCCGCGGACACGGTGATGTACTCGGCGGGACGGCAGGGACTCACCGACATCCTCAACCTGCCGGCGGCGGGCCTGTCCGCGGACAACCGCGGCCGGATCAAGGTCGGCTCCGACTTCCGCACCGAGGTCGAGCACATCTACGCCGTCGGCGACGTCATCGGCTTCCCGGCGCTCGCCGCGACCTCGATGGAGCAGGGCCGGTTGGCCGCCTACGCCGCGTGCGGCGAGAACGTCAACGCGATGCGGGCGGAGCTCATGCCGATCGGGATCTACACGATCCCGGAGATCTCCTACGTCGGACGGACCGAGGACGAGCTCACCGAGCTCGCGATCCCGTTCGAGGTGGGCATCGCCCGGTACCGGGAGCTCGCCCGCGGCGCGATCCTGGGCGACTCCTACGGGATGCTGAAGCTGCTGGTCAGCCCCGAGGACCGGAGCCTGCTGGGGGTGCACGTGTTCGGCACCGGCGCCACCGAGCTGATCCACATCGGGCAGACGGTGATGGGGTGCAACGGCACCATCGACTACCTGGTCGACAGCGTCTTCAACTACCCGACGCTGGCCGAGTCCTACAAGGTCGCGGCACTCGACGCGATGAACAAGATGCGCGCCGTCGCCCGCTTCAGCGGCTGATCCCGCCGCTGCGGCGACCCCGACATCAGCAGCACCCACGCACCCCCGTCGCGGGCCGAGGTACAGCTCCCGGTCCAGAGCACGCGACGGGGGACGACGGCCGCGACGGGGGACGCGCCGCGGCGCGGACCGGACGCCGCTACCCGGCGGCCGTCGAGCTTCTCGCCGCCTTCCAGGCCAGCGCGGACAGACCCTGCACCGTGGTGACGCCGGACTGCATACTCGGCCCGTTCTTCGTGTAGACGGCCATGATGTAGTCGCGTCCGGCGCCGTGGACATGCGCCAGGCTCGTGATCACCCAACCGCTGGTACGGGGCAGCCAGCCGTTCTTCAGCTCCACCATGACCCCCGTCGGCACGCCGCCGGTCAGGCCCCACCGCTGCGCCGGGATCACGGTCCTCAGCAGGCCGCTCACCGTGGCCCGCCCGGCGGCCGACAGGGTGCCCGGGTAGGCGATCGCGCGCAGCACCGCGAGCTGGTCGGCCCCGGTGGTCCGGGTCAGCCCCCACCTGCCGCCCGGGCCCGCCGTCGTCGCGTGCATGCCGAGACGGGCGAAGAAGGCGTTCATTGCGGGCGCGCCGCCGACGTCGGCCCACAGGGCACTCGCCGCCGCGTTGTCGCTGACCGAGATCATCCGCCGGGCGAGGGCCTGCTCGCGGGCCGTGAGCCGACCCGACGCGCCCGCCCGTCGCACGAGCGCCGTGAGGATGTCGAGCTTGACCGAACTCGCCGTCTCGTAACCGGCGACCGCGGGGTCGGTGTAAACGGCCGTGGTGCCGGCGACCGCGTCGTACATGGCGACGCTGACGTGCCCCGGCCGGCCCGCAAGGTAGCTCCGGAACCGCGCCGCCAGGCCGCTGGACGCGGCACCGCTCACCGCCGCGATCGGTTCGACCCCGGCGAGACCGCCGGCCCGCCCCGTCACGACCGCACCGTCCGCCGCCGCCGCCGACGCCGAGGGCACCGCCGAGGCGAGGGGCACCGCCGAGGCGAGGGGCACCGCCGAGGCAGCAGGCACCGTCCCCGCGACCTGCCCGCCGCGTCGCGCCTTCGCCGGGCGGATGATCTCGAGGGCCGGTGCCGGCCCGGCCGACGCCGGGGCCGAGACCGCGGCGGGCGCGCGAGCGGCCGTCGGACCGCCGAGCCCCGCCGACCCGGGCGCCTCGCCGGCCGGCCAGTACGTCACGCCCCCGGCCACACCGGTGACAGTCAGCAACACCACACATGCGCCCCAGCGGCGCGCCACTCGTCCAGACACGCCGCCTGTCTAACTAAGGCGGACCAATTTAAGAAGAGTACGGAGGAAAACGACATCAATCTTTTACCGCTACGACAAGGAGAACCCGAAAAGCGACAACGATGTTTCCCTCCCGATGAACGTTAAGCCGCTATAGACGTATATTAGCGGCGACTCGGCAGGGTGACCTCTTTGCGCCGAAACGCAGTTGAGCGAATACTCGGACGGAGGCACCGATTCCGGCCCGGCGTCATTCAGAACGGTTCCGGGCCGATGACGGGAGGGGCGCGTGGCGAAGCAGGCTGGCGGGGCGCAGGCCGCAGCGCTCGGGGCTCAGGCCCCACCGCTCGGGGCGATGGAGCGGCCGGCGGGGCTGTTCGTCGGACTCACCACCCTGGACACGATCTACCGGGTCCGACACCCACCCGGGCCCGACGAGAAGATCGTCGCCGACGATCTCGTGGTCGCCGCGGGCGGTCCGGCGACGGGCGCGGCCGTGGCCTTCGCCCACCTCGGCGGCCGGGCGACGCTCGTCAGCGCGGTCGGTTCCGGTCCGCTGGCCGCGGCGGCGCGGGCGGATCTCGCCTCGCTCGGCATCCGGCATCACGACCTGCGGCCGGGCGAGCCGGTCCTGCCGATCTCGGCGATCCTGGTCAACGCGGCCGGGGAACGGGCGGTGGTGTCGGCGCACGGCGCGCTGCCGGTCGCCGCGCCGGTCACCGCGGACGCCGCGCGGACTCTGCTCGCCGGAGCGGATGTCGTCCTCGTCGACGGCCACCAACCCGACGCCGCCGTCAGCATCCTGGCAGCCCGCCGACTGCTGCCGACGATGTCGACGGCCACGCCCGAACCGGCGGCCCCCAGGGCCTCGACGCGGCCGCCCGGGACGGCGCCCCCGGCCGAGACAGCAACCACGGCCGAGACAGCAACCCCGGCCGGGACGGCGACCTCGGCCGGATGGCCTCCCGTGGTGTTCGACGGCGGTTCCTGGAAGCCGGGGACCGAGCGGCTGCTCCCCCACGTCGACGTCGCGCTGTGCGGGTCGGCCTTCCGGCCGCCGGGCGTCGGCGCCGACGACCCGGACGGCGTGCTGGGTTACCTGCTGGCGCACGGATGCTCCTTCGCCGCGGTGACGCGCGGTCCCGGCCCGATCCGGTGGGCGCACGGACAGGTCCGCGGGGAGGTCCGGCCCCCGGCGGTCCAGGCGGTGGACACGCTCGGCGCCGGCGACGTGTTCCACGGGGCGTTCGCCTGGTCGATCGCGGGCCTGCCCCGGCTCACCACCGATGCGCTGGTGGAGGCACTGGCCGCGGCGTCGCGGGTCGCCGC from Frankia alni ACN14a harbors:
- a CDS encoding PfkB family carbohydrate kinase, with the translated sequence MAKQAGGAQAAALGAQAPPLGAMERPAGLFVGLTTLDTIYRVRHPPGPDEKIVADDLVVAAGGPATGAAVAFAHLGGRATLVSAVGSGPLAAAARADLASLGIRHHDLRPGEPVLPISAILVNAAGERAVVSAHGALPVAAPVTADAARTLLAGADVVLVDGHQPDAAVSILAARRLLPTMSTATPEPAAPRASTRPPGTAPPAETATTAETATPAGTATSAGWPPVVFDGGSWKPGTERLLPHVDVALCGSAFRPPGVGADDPDGVLGYLLAHGCSFAAVTRGPGPIRWAHGQVRGEVRPPAVQAVDTLGAGDVFHGAFAWSIAGLPRLTTDALVEALAAASRVAARSVTSFGTRSWLTRGAARAE
- a CDS encoding serine hydrolase, producing MAGGVTYWPAGEAPGSAGLGGPTAARAPAAVSAPASAGPAPALEIIRPAKARRGGQVAGTVPAASAVPLASAVPLASAVPSASAAAADGAVVTGRAGGLAGVEPIAAVSGAASSGLAARFRSYLAGRPGHVSVAMYDAVAGTTAVYTDPAVAGYETASSVKLDILTALVRRAGASGRLTAREQALARRMISVSDNAAASALWADVGGAPAMNAFFARLGMHATTAGPGGRWGLTRTTGADQLAVLRAIAYPGTLSAAGRATVSGLLRTVIPAQRWGLTGGVPTGVMVELKNGWLPRTSGWVITSLAHVHGAGRDYIMAVYTKNGPSMQSGVTTVQGLSALAWKAARSSTAAG
- the sthA gene encoding Si-specific NAD(P)(+) transhydrogenase yields the protein MFDYDVLVIGSGPGGQKAAIAAAKLGRRVAIVDKREMIGGVSINTGTIPSKTLREAVLYLTGMSQRELYGSSYRVKDDITVGDLSARTRHVISREIDVIRNQLSRNHVTLLTGLASFIDPHTVSVRAAGDIEDRRVQAERIIIATGTRPARPDTVDFDGRTVVDSDQILALERLPRSMVVVGAGVIGIEYASMFAALGTKVTVVERRDRMLDFCDVEIVEALKYQLRDLAVTFRFRESVVSVERHNGGTLTLLESGKKLPADTVMYSAGRQGLTDILNLPAAGLSADNRGRIKVGSDFRTEVEHIYAVGDVIGFPALAATSMEQGRLAAYAACGENVNAMRAELMPIGIYTIPEISYVGRTEDELTELAIPFEVGIARYRELARGAILGDSYGMLKLLVSPEDRSLLGVHVFGTGATELIHIGQTVMGCNGTIDYLVDSVFNYPTLAESYKVAALDAMNKMRAVARFSG